The following coding sequences lie in one Oncorhynchus kisutch isolate 150728-3 linkage group LG3, Okis_V2, whole genome shotgun sequence genomic window:
- the vsig8b gene encoding V-set and immunoglobulin domain-containing protein 8b yields the protein MVTMRKCLTCSRLQLAVMFVLTVSLNTDVIEGIQITSTGPQTIQKAQGETVTLGCTFTSDASDIGELDIEWLNVRPDMTQKDQLILSYSGGKKVHYGDPRLSTRMDFTKDPPLGDASVSISALKASDTATYQCKVKKVPGVDMRKVTLVVMVPPSMPKCWVEGGEEKGSDVTLRCKSSVGSIPINYVWTRESGGAIPPTATQNSQTGELMIRNHSESYMGNYLCVVSNPVGNVQCKCTLHAYNPTNKAGTIVGAVIGGLLLLLLLLLLIWLLVCCCHKRRYEKEVAHEIREDAPAPESRPASRNSSFRSVLGYRSHPGVVYSSVRKGQPKRTESGHSSIYTDRSKGTPAPSRQQAPLLKYDSSYGYPV from the exons ATGGTCACTATGCGAAAGTGCCTTACATGCTCAAGACTACAGTTGGCTGTGATGTTTGTGCTAACAGTTTCTCTCAACACAG ATGTCATAGAGGGTATTCAGATAACATCCACAGGGCCTCAGACCATTCAGAAAGCCCAGGGGGAGACAGTCACGCTGGGGTGCACCTTCACCTCTGACGCCTCTGACATAGGAGAACTGGACATTGAGTGGTTGAACGTCCGTCCAGACATGACCCAGAAAGACCAGCTG ATCTTATCTTATTCAGGAGGCAAAAAAGTGCATTATGGGGACCCCAGGTTGTCTACCAGGATGGACTTCACAAAAGACCCCCCACTGGGAGACGCATCCGTCTCCATCTCTGCACTGAAGGCCTCAGACACAGCCACCTACCAGTGCAAAGTCAAGAAAGTGCCGGGTGTCGACATGCGAAAAGTCACTCTGGTAGTGATGG TTCCACCATCAATGCCTAAGTGCTGGGTTGAAGGTGGCGAGGAGAAGGGGAGCGATGTCACCCTCCGATGCAAGTCCTCCGTGGGATCCATCCCCATCAACTATGTCTGGaccagagagagtggaggggccATCCCGCCCACAGCAACACAAA ACTCTCAGACTGGAGAGCTGATGATAAGAAATCACTCAGAGAGCTACATGGGAAACTATCTTTGTGTGGTGTCGAATCCTGTTGGCAATGTGCAGTGTAAATGCACCCTGCACGCATACAACC CTACCAACAAGGCAGGGACCATAGTGGGTGCTGTGATTGGTGGCCTGCTACTGTtgctcctcctcctgcttctcaTCTGGCTTCTGGTCTGCTGCTGCCACAAGCGTCGCTATGAGAAGGAGGTTGCCCATGAAATCAG GGAGGATGCCCCAGCCCCAGAGAGTCGCCCCGCCAGCAGGAACTCCAGCTTCCGCTCGGTCCTAGGCTACCGCTCCCACCCAGGGGTGGTCTACAGCTCAGTAAGAAAGGGCCAGCCCAAGAGGACAGAATCAGGCCACAGCAGCATCTACACAGACAGGAGCAAAGGCACGCCCGCCCCCAGCAGGCAGCAGGCCCCTCTGTTGAAATATGACAGCAGTTATGGCTACCCTGTGTAA